The sequence GGCCACTGGATCTGCTGTAGGACGGTCCCCGGGTGCCGCTGGCTTCTGAGTCCGCGGGGTGCGTTGCCCCCAGGCTCAGGAGAAACGCACCCGCGGCCAGATTGGCTCGGACGCCCGAGCCCCAGCCAATGGGAGCAGTCGTGCGCCGCGGGGCTGGTAGGGGCGCCCCCACCCACCCCTCGCTCCCTGACGCCCCCTCGGGGACCCGCGCGCGCAGGCACTGAGGTGCGACCTGCTGAGTCTCAGACTCAAGCTTTAATCTCTGCGAAGTTGGGCGGCTCCACGGGctcgccccgcccccgccccccaatATATAAAGGCATCTCGATAGTTCTGGTATCTACCGGACGGGGCGAATCCCCCCAAGCGGCCTTTCAACATTCCGCTTCTTACAGTCGGTGCGCACAGAACCCTGGGGGCCTGTGGAGTTAAGAGGAAAGAGTGGCGGTGGGGTCAGGGCTCCTGGGACCCCCCTTCCCCGCCCCGttcctcccctctgccctccccccagccctccccactcctcctcctctcgGTCCCCTCTCCCCCGCCACCTCCAGGGTCTTAAAGGGTACCTGGCAGCGCTGGGCTCCTCCGGACAGTTTCCGACTGGGGTTGAGCCCCACCCCCCGCATCCAGctactcaaagtgctgggagtgctGCAGGCTGCAGGGAGAAAGCAAGCAGAGAGAACTTTGGGGGACAGGGTAGGGAGAGAGGGGTACCCAGGGCTTTAAGAGCTGCAGATACCCGGCTTAGGAATCTGGGCAGGTGGTTTCACCTCTAGAACCTTGCTAagcttctctccctcctgcctggTTAATATCAGGCCTGACTCAGGATTGGTCACACTGGCAGCCAAATGTACGAATTAAGAAtcccggccaggtgcggtggctcatccctgtaatcctagcagtatGTGGggcggaggcgggaggattgcttgagcccaggagtttgagactagcctggacaacatggtgaaaccccatctctacaaaaaataccaaagttaGCCAGGCGCGTTGACGCATGCccgtggttccagctactcaggaggctgaggcaggagaatcacctgagcctgggtaggttgaggctgcagtgagctgtgatggcatcactgcacttcagcctgggcaacatgtgagacctcggttttgttttgttttgttttgttttgttttgtttgagactgagtctcactctctctcccagtctggagtacagtggcaccatctccgctcactgcaagctccgcctccagggtttacgccattctcctacctcagcctccccagtagctgggactacaggcgtccgccaccacgcccggcgaatattttgtatttttagtagagacggggtttcaccgtgttagccaggatgctctctatctcctgaccttgtgatccgcccgcctcggcctcctaaagtgctgggattacaggcgtgagccaccacgtccagcctgaGACCTcttttctacaaaaaatcaaaaacttggctgggcttttggaggctgagacaggaggatcacttgagcccaggaagattgaggctgccgtgagccatgatcacaccactgcactctagcctgggagagagagcaagagactctgtctctagagactgcactctagcctggcgataGAGCTCACCTCCAACCACTCCCTTTCCTCCACACCAGGCCCCTGGCCTCCAACCattcactttctgtctctatgggttGGCCTGTTCTGGGGATTTCATGGAAATGGGGTCtctgtggccttttgtgtctggcccctttctttttttcttttttttttttttttgagacggagtctcgctctgtcgccccggctggagagcagtggcgcgatctcggctcactgcaagctccgcctcccgggttcacgccattctcctgcctcagcctcccgagtagctgggactacaggcgcccacaaccgcgcccggctaattttttgtatttttagtagagacggggtttcaccgtagtctcgatctcctgaccttgtgatccgcccgcctcggcctcccaaagtgctgggattacaggcgtgagccaccgcgcccggcctggccccTTTCATTTGGCATGGTGTTTCTGAGGTGTTGCAGCCTGGAGACACCCCTCTCTCCACGCTCTCCTGACTGCTCCCATCAGGACTTCAACCCCAACCCCCACATCACTTCCACACTGGTAAATCCAGAGGTGTGACCCCAGGCCCCGCTTCCTTCACCTGACCACAGCGTTTGACACCGACGTTCCCTCCCCGCCTTGTCGCCGTCTCCACATGGTGCTGAGATGCCCCCGTCTCTGGCTGCTCTGCTCTCGCTGACTCTGGCTCCTCTTTGCCCAAACACCTCAGACTTTTCTCCATCTCCACTCACTCGCCGGTGAATTCCTCCAATCTCACAGCCTGAGCTAACCTGTCTGTGCACCAGTGACTCCCCAAATTGCTTCCCCTGAGCTCCAGACTCGTGTCCAACTGCTTACCCTGCATCTTCCCTGACACCTCAGAATCAAGGTGTCCGAAAGAGAGGCGTTCCTGCGCGCCTCCCAGAACCTACTCCCCTGCACTGCCGCCGCCCGCTCCGGGCATCTCGAACCCACATCCTCCCAGCCGTCTTCAAGTCAGCCTTTCTCTCACATCACAAGCCCCGATCCGTGAAGCAATCTATTGGCTCACTCTTCAAAGCATCTCCAGAGTCCCCCGCTTCTCCACACCTCCATCACCTCCCGTCTTGtgcaagccaccatcatctcctaCCTGGGTTCCTGCAGCCGCCTCCACCCTGTCCTCCAGGCACCCACTCTTGCCCCCTCTACATCCTCCACGCCCCAGCCAGAGGCAGCCTCTTCACACATAAATCAGTCCCCATTATTCTGCTCCAAACCCTCCAGCTCGCTCAGAGTCAAAGCCAGAGTTCCTAAAATTGTCTGCAAAGTCCTCCGTGATGGGCGTCCCCCTGCTGCGCCTCTGACCGAGTTTCCACCCTGGGATCCCCGTGGTCCAGCACATTACAAACACTCCTGCCCCAGGGACTTTGCAGTGGCCATTCCTTCTGCTGGCATGCTTTCCCTGCAGATGGCCTCATGGCTTCCTCCGTCCTCTCCTCCAAGTCTTCACACAAACCACTCCAGCTCAATGAGGCCTCCCTAGACCACCTGGGCtgtggtgggggctgtcctgtgcactatAGGATGCTGAGCAGCATCCCTGATCTCTACCTGCTAGAAGCCAGGAGCACATCCCACCACCACCAGCCCCATGGTCAGACGCTGTATCCCCActgcctagaacaatgcctggcacagagtcgGCACTCACTATGTATCAGAGTGAAAGggggccgagcgtggtggctcacgcctgtaatcccagcactttgggaggccaaggcgggcagatcacttgaggtcaggttcaagaccagcctggccaacatggtgaaaccccgtctctactaaaaatacaaaaattagccgggcatggtgacacacgcctgtaatcccagctacgcaggatgccaggaggtggaggttgcagtgagccaagatcataccactgcactccagcctgggtgacagagtgagaccctgtcaaaaaacaaaaaacaaacaaacaaaaaaaaaaaacaggaaaggagGGAGTGATCATCTCTATCTCATAAACAGCAGAGCTCACAGTACATGCTAGCTGCTAACTCCTGCTACCTGGGTGGAAGGTTAAAGACACCCGATTCCTCCTGTATTTCCTCTGCCTTGGTGGCCGTGTTCCTCACAGTTTCAAGTTCTAAGAGCATGGGCAAAAGAATTTCTGAAGACGACCCCACAGTGGCCAGGGGGTGCTGGGCTGGCATCTTCACGGGCTCCTGCGACAGTCTCTTGGGCTGCTGGGACGCCTTGGCTGTGGCCTCAGtctttgagatgggggtctctgaGAGGGGGGATGGCGGTAAGCCCTCCCACCGTGAGGCGGGCAGGGGGATAGGCGCCTGGGAGATTCCTTCCCTCTTGGGACTGGCAGAGGTGGGCTTGGAGCGAAGGGGCACCTTGGGCGGCCCCTCGGGGTCCCAGGGTGACCCTTTACTCTCGCCCCATTGCCGCTTGCCCTCCTTCACCCAAGTGTGCGACTCTGGCTGTTCTCTGACCACCACTGGCTTCCCCTCCGGTGAGGACAGCTGGCCTGGGTGGAAGGGCATTGAAGCCATCACTGACGTGGCAGACGCCTGCGAAGTCGCCAAGAGCCAGGAGGGAAGTGAGACCAGAGAGGGTTTCACGCGCTGCTCTTTGGAGTTGGCCAGGATCGTGAGCTTGGCGAGGGTAAGCGTTTCCACAGAGAAGGGTCTGCTGAGCTCCTGGGAGGGGCCCTCGACGGCCAGCTCCTTTGTCTCGACCCATCTCTTCCGCTGCTCCAGCTCCTTGGATCTCGCGCCAGGCGGGTCCAGGGACCTCTCTTCAAGCTTCGCCAAGTGGGCCCGGTCCTCCAACTTCCCCTGGCCCCCGAAGGCCTCCAGGGTCACCTCCTGGGTTTTGCTAACCAGGATGTCCTTGGACTCCTTCTTGGTCACGGTGAAGGGCGACTCCAGGGACTTGACCTGAGTCGTCATCACCACGTCTGTCTCCTGGGTGCCCACCGTCACCGCTGGCACCGTCACCGCTGGCTCCGGTCTCCCTCCAGACGGGCTTCTCTCCAGCGCAGCTCTTCCAGGGATTCCTGTTGGCAGCACGTCGCCAGGGAGCCTCCCCCGTGAGGCAGGCGAGCCCGGTGCCATCTGGTACTGGGGAGGTGAGGTCTGCAGAGCCTTTTGGGACGGGGCAGGGAGAAGCAGAGATTTCCTCTTCGGAGCAGTGGGGGACACAGCCTTCTGGGGAATGGTAGGTACAGATGGGGCCTTCTGAGATGGGGGTGGGGTCTTCTGGGGTGGGGCAGGTACAGCTGGGGCCTTCCAGGGAGGAGCTGATGCAGCTGAGACCTTCTGGGGAGGAGCCAATCCAGGTGGGGGCGTCCACGAGGAAGCAGGTACAGCTGGGAGCTTCTGGGACTGGTCAACGAGGAATGGTGCCTTGCGAGATGTGACAGGGCCCGTCTGGCAGGGTGGTGGCCCCCGCCCCTGGTGGGAGCCCATAGACCTGGCCTTTTCCCTGCCCCTGGGGATGGAAGAGTAGGGTGTGGAGAGGCGGGCAGCCGGGGGATAGGGAGCCAGGCCGGAGGCAGCAGATGACAAAGTGCTGCTCTCAGAATCCATGAGGTCTTCCATGTCCTGATGCCACAGGCACGGGTCCAGGGAGCTGCCGGAGCCCAGAAAGAAGCAATCAGGGCTGTCAGCTGAGACACAGTACGAAGGGCTCTCAACCACAGGTCCCTGGCCTGTGGCCTCCTCAGATGCAGATGTGCAGGCCTGTAGATGGACAGAGGGGAGAGGATGCATGGTCAGGATGCTGGAGACCCCAGACCCGGGAGGGcagaccccagcccctcctccctcagacccaggagtccagaccccagcccctcctccctcagacccaggggtccagacccccagcccctcctccctcagacccaggggtccagacccccagcccctcctccctcagacccaggagtccagacccccagcccctcctccctcagacccaggagtccagccccccggcccctcctccctcagacccaggagtccagcccccacccctcctccctcagacccaggagtccagcccccacccctcctccctcagacccaggagcccagacccccagcccctcctccctcagacccaggagtccagcccccacccctcctccctcagacccaggagcccagcccccacccctcctccctcagacccaggagtccagcccccacccctcctccctcagacccaggagtccagcccccacccctcctccctcagacccaggagtccaggcccccagcccctcctccctcagacccaggagtccaggcccccagcccctcctccctcagacccaggagtccagacccccagcccctcctccctcagacccaggagtccaggccctcagcccctcctccctcagacccaggagtccgggcccccagcccctcctccctcagctctgGGGCCTGGGCCCCGCCCCGGGTATAAGGCTGGCCTTTGGAGAGGACTGTGTCTGCTTGGCCGTGCTGGAAATGATGCTGAAGATGGTCCAGATGGTGATGCTGGTCTTCTCTGGATGGGGGAGCAGTCTGAGCCCTTTGGGGCGGGAACCAGAGCCACGCAGTGTGGCAGGGGGTGGGGTAGGTTGATCTTACCAGAAAAGTGGACTTGGGTGTGAGTTCTGTCGGGGTGGAAGTCTGGGTGGGACCTGCAGGAGCAATACCGTGGGACTTTGGTGGCATCTGGGCTGGGGTCTCccaccttcccccacccacccaccggCAACAAGACCCCACGCCCACTTCTTTTCTGCAGGTTTCTTCCCGACGTCAGCATGCTCCAGCTGCGACCAGATGAGGGGCACAGAGTCGCCCACGGCCTGAGACTTGAAACTGCGCTTGAGTGCCTGGCATGGGTGAGGAAGGGACGGTTAGACAGGGGCAGCCCCTAGGGCGCGCACCGCCCCGCCagctcaccttggccttcctCTGTCTCCGAGTGGCCACCGGAGGCTTCTTATAAGGAAAGTTGTGCTCAGCAACCCTGACTGGGAAGAGAGAAAACATCCTGGATCAGGGACCCCAGGGGAGGGCACGAGGACCTACCCCAGGAGCTTGTGCAGGCCCCGACCGAGGGAGGGGGAAGAGCCAAAGGGTGCAACTCCGTCCCTGCTGGGGGAGAACCCGAGAACAGCAGGGCCTGCTCACCTGCATGTCTGCTGACGGGCTGGTCCTGCGGAGacagaaggaggcaggaggggccTGGGCTTCCACATCTGCATAACCTACCCAGCCAGAGGTCTAGGCCCCCTCCTGCTCCCAGGACCCTGCGatccagctcctcctccctcagacccaggagtccagacccagcccctcctccctcagacccaggagtccagacccagcccctcctccctcgaTTCAGGGatccaggccccagcccctcctccctcagacccaggggtccagacccagcccctcctccctcagacccaggagtccagacccagcccctcctccctcagacccaggaatcCAGACCCAGCcgctcctccctcagacccgggagtccagatcccagtccctcctccctcagacccaggagtccaggcccccagtgtctcctccctcagacccaggaatccagacccagcccctcctccctcagacccaggagtcccccagcccctcttccctcagacccaggagtccagacccccagcccctcctccctcagacccaggagtccagacccccagcccctcctccctcgaCTCAGGGGTCCaggaccccagcccctcctccctcagacccaggagttcAGACTGCCAACCCGCCACCCTCAGaaccaggagtccaggcccccagcccctcctccctcgaCTCAGGGGTCCAGGACCCCAGCCCcttctccctcagacccaggagttcAGACTGCCAACCCGCCACCCTCAGaaccaggagtccaggcccccagcccctcctccctcagacccaggggtccagacccagcccctcctccctcagacccaggggtccagacccagcccctcctccctcagacccaggggtccagacccagcccctcctccctcagacccaggggtccagacccagcccctcctccctcgaTTCAGGGatccaggccccagcccctcctccctcagacccagaagtcccccagcccctcttccctcagacccaggagtccagacccccagcccctcctccctcgaCTCAGGGGTCCAGGACCCCAGCCCcttctccctcagacccaggagttcAGACTGCCAACCCGCCACCCTCAGaaccaggagtccaggcccccagcccctcctccctgagacccaggagtccaggcccccagcccctcctccctcgaCTCAGGTGTCCagacccagcccctcctcccttgACTCAGGGGTCCAGGCCCCGGACCTAGACTTTGGGCTCTTGGTCCCAGTCCCCTGTGGATCTGGCCGGGGAGTTCCTAGGGCCTGCCATGCCCTGGGCTGTGGAGCTGGGGTCCCACCTGCAGGTGCCAGGTGGAGGCAGGTGCTTTGGCCAGGGGCACATCCAGGGGGGCCGTGCACATGGTCCTGGGGGCCCAGGTGGGAGGTGGCTCCTGAAGCAGGTTGATGAGGCGGATCCAACAGTGGAACAGGAAGCCCGCCTCGTTGTCGGGGGCGTCCAGGGCCAGGTAGTACTGGCGGCCCGAGACCAGGCGCAGCTTCAGGCGCCAGGCAGAGAGGTCATGGACGCAGAGGTGGACGAGGTCCAGGGGGATCATcctgggagagggagaagggagcgTCTAGAGCAGGAAGGGCAGAGGGGGCGGCCAAGGGGTTGGGGTATGCGGCACCTGGTCAGCACGAGGCCCGAGCAGTCCCCATCCTCGGCAGGCTGGCCAATCAGCAAGATGTCGGGCAACACCAGGCCTGGCAGGGAGGCAGCCACGCCCATGGCCAGCCGGTTGGTTCTGTGATTCACGAACACTGGGCCCCCTTGATGGGTCACCTGGGGCAGTCAGGGAGAGGTGCTGGAACCACTCCTTCCTCCAGCACCCGCGGCCTGAGCCTCCCTCCTGATCGTCCCCTACACAGGGATGGCTAAATCCCATTCCCTCTCAAAATCCCCCAGCCCGGGTGGCCTCGCTTCCCCTCTGCCCCTCTCAGCCCCAgggcactgggagctggagacctGAACAAAGTTACTCTCGAACATGGGCAGTGCACGGAAGGGCAGGTATTCGCCCTTCTGGAGGGTCTTTTGCAGCTCCCCCAGAACAGGGACCCACTTCGGGGTGCCCTGGAGCGGCTCAGGGCGCCTCCTGTTTCGAAGCCAGATCATGGTGGCGGTGGGTGCTGGTTTAGGGACCCAGAACCCAGGTGTGCAGGCCTCCCAGCCCCGGCCCACCAGCCTTGGCCCCTGGGGCTTCACGGGTGCCTGGAGCTCAGAGTTACAGAGCGTGGAGATGCCCCAGGCTGGGAGACTCGGGCCTCGGCCATGGCCCTGCCAGGGTGGACAGCAGGGGCCGGGGGGAGGAGCCTCTGGTGGAGGGGCTTTGTGACCTCATCGGACACACAGGGGCCTCTTCCGGGAACTCTCCGGGGACCGTGGGCTCTCTTCTCCTCCAGGGATATAGCCTGGAGTTTTTTTGTgcgtttgtttttttgttttttgagagggagtttcactctggttgcccaggccggagtgcaatggcgcgatctcggctcaccgcagcccctgcctcctgggttcaagcgattctcctgcctcagccttcccagtagctggattgtatttttagtagagacagggtttctccatgttggtcaggctggccttgaactcccgaccttaagtgatctacccgcctcagcctcccaaagtgctgggattacaggcgtgagccaccgcacctggccagcctGGAGTCTTGAgggctgagatgggtgaatcaaAACTCCGGGCCCAGGATGGGCACCCCCAACTGCAGACCCAAACTAGTGACAACACAGAGCCCCTGGAAGTCTGTCTGGGTTATTGTAAAGGGAAAATTAGGTAAAGGGTTTGAATTATCGTCCCTACTCTGCCATTGACCCTTCTCCAGGCCCTGGGTAAGACCCAAATCCCTACTGAACCTGTTTTTCCGTATCTCATGTGTGTGCCTGTTGCAAGGGTTCCTCAACACCAAGTTGCAAAGAGAGCTTTGGGAAAGAGCCAGACATGGCACAGAATCCCACTTCCACCTCtccctagctgtgtgactttgtgcAACAGAGTCCCTACTCCTtgtctgagactcagtttccctcgCCTGTAAAACAGGACGTATTCAAGGGTCCGGGGGATTTGTGTAAGTAAAAAGCCCACACTTAGTGCACAGCCCTGAGAGGCCCACTCAGCGGTCAACTTTGTCCCCTCCTGAGGGCTTATTTTTGGAGGGGAGGAGGCTGCTATTCTGTTCTTCTAAAaatagtgtttattatttttaaaatgtgtcatgCAAAAtacacagtcatggcagaaattCTGTAAAATACAGACAATCATAAACATCAAAAGTCACCCACAATCCCACCTCTCTCCTTTGACCTGGAGACAGTCCTTGTCAACATTTGGCTTATTTccctttagggtttttttttttttttaatccatatatagaaagaaaaacacaaaaattggaaTCGCATCATGCAGTGGTTTTGTAGCTGTTTCATGTCAGGACATcgttttttctcttttgagacagggtttcgccacgtctcccaggctggtctcgaactattgGACTTCAGTGATCCACTTGCTtcgtcctcccagagtgctaggattacaggcgtgaccaccatgcctggccaatgtcAGGCTATATTTCTATATCCGAAGCAGGCCTCTCTCCTTAGCCTCCCTGAATGCTAGTCCCTGCTCTGGGTGGCCGGGTGGCATTCCATCCACCGATGCACCATGTTGCTTAACCCTCACCTGTTGGATATCTGGATTGTTTCCAATTTGCTACGGTCAACACAGCCATAATGAACCATCTTGACCTTGCAGCTTTGTCACATACGGGTACCGTTAATCGCAGGGTGACTTCTGGAACcttccattaaatatttattgaagacctatataggtcaggtgcggtggctcacacctgtaatcccagcactttgggaggccaaggcaggaggatcacctgaggtcaggagttcgaaaccagcctggtcaacatggtgaaaccttgtctctactgaaaatacaaaagaaataaataattagccgggcgtggtggtgcacgcctgtgatcccagctaatcgggaggctgaggcaggagaatcgattaaacctgggaggtggaggttgcagtgagcttagattgcgccactgcactccaacctaggcaacagagccagtctccatctcaaaaaacaaagagccCTGTGCAGTGTGCGGCCCCAGGCGAGGCTCAAACTCTGCCTCCCCAGAGCTGTCTGGGTGACTGACCCGTCTCCCAGTCCCTGCCCCGCCCACTCGGGACCTCCACCTGCCCTGCCCCAGTTACCCGAGCATCCAGCCCCAGCTCTCAGACAAGTCGCCCTCAAGTGGGTATGTATGACACATTTAATTCCTTGTTCTCCGTCTCACAAAGGTTTCTCAC comes from Macaca fascicularis isolate 582-1 chromosome 19, T2T-MFA8v1.1 and encodes:
- the GARIN5B gene encoding LOW QUALITY PROTEIN: Golgi-associated RAB2 interactor protein 5B (The sequence of the model RefSeq protein was modified relative to this genomic sequence to represent the inferred CDS: substituted 1 base at 1 genomic stop codon); the protein is MIWLRNRRRPEPLQGTPKWVPVLGELQKTLQKGEYLPFRALPMFESNFVQVTHQGGPVFVNHRTNRLAMGVAASLPGLVLPDILLIGQPAEDGDCSGLVLTRMIPLDLVHLCVHDLSAWRLKLRLVSGRQYYLALDAPDNEAGFLFHCWIRLINLLQEPPPTWAPRTMCTAPLDVPLAKAPASTWHLQDQPVSRHAVRVAEHNFPYKKPPVATRRQRKAKALKRSFKSQAVGDSVPLIWSQLEHADVGKKPAEKKSHPDFHPDRTHTQVHFSEKTSITIWTIFSIISSTAKQTQSSPKACTSASEEATGQGPVVESPSYCVSADSPDCFFLGSGSSLDPCLWHQDMEDLMDSESSTLSSAASGLAPYPPAARLSTPYSSIPRGREKARSMGSHQGRGPPPCQTGPVTSRKAPFLVDQSQKLPAVPASSWTPPPGLAPPQKVSAASAPPWKAPAVPAPPQKTPPPSQKAPSVPTIPQKAVSPTAPKRKSLLLPAPSQKALQTSPPQYQMAPGSPASRGRLPGDVLPTGIPGRAALERSPSGGRPEPAVTVPAVTVGTQETDVVMTTQVKSLESPFTVTKKESKDILVSKTQEVTLEAFGGQGKLEDRAHLAKLEERSLDPPGARSKELEQRKRWVETKELAVEGPSQELSRPFSVETLTLAKLTILANSKEQRVKPSLVSLPSWLLATSQASATSVMASMPFHPGQLSSPEGKPVVVREQPESHTWVKEGKRQWGESKGSPWDPEGPPKVPLRSKPTSASPKREGISQAPIPLPASRWEGLPPSPLSETPISKTEATAKASQQPKRLSQEPVKMPAQHPLATVGSSSEILLPMLLELETVRNTATKAEEIQEESGVFNLPPSLQHSQHFEXLDAGGGAQPQSETVRRSPALPGPQGSVRTDCKKRNVERPLGGIRPVR